In the Arcobacter sp. F155 genome, one interval contains:
- the waaA gene encoding lipid IV(A) 3-deoxy-D-manno-octulosonic acid transferase, producing MLSLFSIIYYLVSLVIYILAIPYLLYKTKNKKYKEAIPAKFFLRNNKPFEKSSIWFHVCSMGEAKAIKPLVEKLDETNISVITNTGFEEASSLTSNVRYLPFEIFLPFWIKKQKALVVMEAELWYFLFLFAKRKGAKTYLINARISDKSYNSYKKFSFFYKRVFANIDKIFAQTKEDKERLLELGAKDVKVIGNIKLAQLPKVTRSFEKPNDTLITAGSTHEKEEELILNSYDREYGKLVIVPRHPERFEKVAKLIEEFTQKNSLTFHRFSQKEDFSSDIILVDKLGELNNIYAISDIVILGGAFANVGGHNPVEPAYFGCKLISGKRIFNQKSLFECVKNYKLIEDNELKEALENAQDLENSSLVQEGDIQPIIKELHGI from the coding sequence ATTTTGAGCCTTTTTAGTATTATATATTATCTAGTTTCTCTAGTAATTTATATACTGGCAATTCCCTACTTACTCTATAAAACAAAAAACAAAAAATACAAAGAAGCAATACCTGCAAAATTTTTTTTAAGAAACAATAAACCCTTTGAAAAAAGTTCTATTTGGTTTCATGTTTGTTCTATGGGAGAAGCAAAAGCTATTAAGCCACTAGTTGAGAAACTTGATGAAACAAATATTAGTGTAATAACTAATACAGGTTTTGAGGAAGCTAGTAGTTTAACTTCAAATGTTAGATATCTACCTTTTGAAATCTTTTTACCTTTTTGGATAAAAAAGCAAAAAGCTTTAGTTGTAATGGAAGCAGAGCTTTGGTACTTTTTATTTTTGTTTGCAAAAAGAAAAGGTGCTAAAACATATTTAATTAATGCACGTATTTCTGATAAGTCTTATAACTCATATAAAAAGTTTTCATTTTTTTATAAAAGAGTGTTTGCAAATATTGATAAAATTTTTGCTCAAACAAAAGAAGATAAAGAAAGACTTTTAGAACTTGGGGCAAAAGATGTAAAAGTTATAGGAAATATTAAACTTGCTCAACTTCCAAAGGTAACAAGAAGTTTTGAAAAGCCAAATGATACTTTGATTACAGCTGGAAGTACTCATGAGAAAGAAGAAGAACTAATTTTGAACTCTTATGATAGAGAGTATGGAAAATTAGTTATTGTTCCAAGGCATCCAGAAAGATTTGAGAAGGTTGCAAAGTTAATAGAAGAGTTTACACAAAAAAATAGTTTAACTTTTCATAGGTTTTCACAAAAAGAAGACTTCAGTTCTGATATAATTTTAGTAGACAAGTTAGGCGAGCTAAACAATATCTATGCAATTTCTGATATTGTGATTTTAGGTGGAGCTTTTGCAAATGTAGGCGGACATAATCCTGTCGAGCCAGCTTACTTTGGATGTAAGTTAATTTCAGGAAAAAGAATTTTTAATCAAAAATCACTATTTGAGTGTGTTAAAAATTATAAGTTAATAGAAGACAATGAATTAAAAGAAGCATTAGAAAATGCTCAAGATTTAGAAAATTCATCTTTAGTACAAGAAGGTGATATACAGCCAATAATAAAGGAATTACATGGCATATGA
- the ffh gene encoding signal recognition particle protein, protein MFDSITGSIKNAVNKIRHKDDAASLKKATTELRKSLLKSDVHHKTTKELVTAVELETKKNGIGQDSFLRALQSELSKILTTEGNQGFVFSATPPTTILMTGLQGSGKTTTTGKLANYLKLRKKKVLVAACDLQRLAAVEQLKQIAAQIEVDIYFDDNETNPIKIALAAQEKAKKEHYDVLLIDTAGRLAIDEELMQQLYDVKEAVKPDEIFYVADSLTGHDATKTATTFKEKIGIDGVVLSKYDGDTKGGVAISISHQVGVPLRFIGIGEKMPDLEVFIPDRIVSRLMGAGDIEGLAEKTAAVIDEKKAKAVSKKIKKGEFNFNDFLDQLAMMSKLGSMKSIIGMIPGLSQMAGPIKDMDFENSDEIKRIKALIGSMTPKERENPSLMNPSRKKRISKGSGLSEMQVNKILKQFKNASKMAKKLSSKGGMKGLQNMMQQMQGQGGPGGLNLPK, encoded by the coding sequence TTGTTTGATTCAATAACCGGTTCAATAAAAAATGCAGTTAATAAAATAAGACATAAAGATGATGCAGCATCACTTAAAAAAGCAACAACAGAACTTAGAAAGTCGTTATTAAAATCAGATGTTCACCATAAAACTACAAAAGAACTTGTTACTGCAGTTGAATTAGAAACAAAAAAGAATGGAATAGGTCAAGACTCATTTTTAAGAGCATTACAAAGTGAGCTTAGTAAAATCTTAACAACTGAAGGGAATCAAGGTTTTGTATTCTCTGCTACTCCTCCAACAACTATTTTAATGACAGGATTACAAGGTTCTGGTAAAACAACAACAACTGGTAAATTAGCAAACTACTTAAAACTTAGAAAGAAAAAAGTTTTAGTTGCAGCTTGTGACTTACAAAGACTTGCAGCAGTTGAACAATTAAAACAAATTGCAGCACAAATTGAAGTTGATATTTACTTTGACGATAATGAAACAAATCCAATTAAAATTGCACTTGCAGCTCAAGAGAAAGCAAAAAAAGAACACTATGATGTACTTTTAATAGATACAGCTGGACGACTTGCTATTGATGAAGAGCTAATGCAGCAATTATATGATGTAAAAGAAGCAGTAAAACCTGATGAAATCTTTTATGTTGCGGACTCATTAACAGGACATGACGCTACTAAAACAGCAACTACATTCAAAGAAAAAATTGGAATTGATGGAGTTGTATTATCAAAATATGATGGTGATACTAAAGGTGGGGTTGCAATCTCTATTTCACATCAAGTAGGTGTTCCTTTAAGATTTATTGGTATTGGTGAAAAGATGCCAGACCTTGAAGTATTTATTCCAGATAGAATTGTATCTAGACTTATGGGTGCAGGGGATATTGAAGGGTTAGCTGAAAAAACTGCAGCAGTAATTGATGAAAAGAAAGCAAAAGCCGTATCTAAAAAGATTAAAAAGGGTGAGTTTAACTTTAATGACTTTTTAGACCAACTTGCGATGATGAGTAAATTAGGTTCTATGAAGTCAATTATTGGAATGATTCCTGGTCTTTCTCAAATGGCTGGACCAATAAAAGATATGGACTTTGAAAACTCAGATGAGATTAAAAGAATTAAAGCATTAATTGGTTCAATGACTCCAAAAGAGAGAGAAAATCCAAGCTTAATGAATCCAAGTAGAAAGAAAAGAATTTCAAAAGGTTCTGGACTTTCAGAAATGCAAGTAAACAAAATACTTAAGCAGTTTAAAAATGCATCTAAAATGGCTAAAAAACTTTCTTCTAAAGGTGGAATGAAAGGTTTACAAAACATGATGCAACAAATGCAAGGTCAAGGTGGTCCAGGAGGACTTAACTTACCTAAATAG
- a CDS encoding Nif3-like dinuclear metal center hexameric protein: MKIKEIYSFLDELSPFELQEKWDNSGLLIGNFEDEFNQVYISIDLDEEIIDEMEENSLVITHHPLIFKALRTINYDTYSSKLVKKLIQKNIALISMHTNIDKTHLNKYVAKEVLDLEVIDSEEFICYANVNDSFENFAKKISSSLGLEYLKYVKCNEEVKKVALVTGAGMSLINEVQADCFLTGDIKYHDAMEAKARGISLIDIRHYESEKYFSTLLEGLISEYLKKNQLKAIITASKNPFKFCTQGDTVE; encoded by the coding sequence TTGAAAATAAAAGAAATATATAGTTTTTTAGATGAATTATCACCTTTTGAGTTACAAGAAAAATGGGATAATTCAGGTCTGCTTATTGGAAACTTTGAAGATGAGTTTAACCAAGTTTATATTTCTATAGATTTAGATGAGGAAATAATTGATGAGATGGAAGAAAACTCATTAGTTATAACTCATCATCCTTTAATTTTCAAAGCCCTAAGAACTATTAACTATGATACTTATAGTTCTAAGTTAGTAAAAAAATTAATTCAAAAAAATATTGCTTTAATCTCTATGCACACTAATATTGATAAAACACATTTAAATAAGTATGTAGCAAAAGAAGTTTTAGATTTAGAAGTTATTGATAGTGAAGAGTTTATTTGTTATGCAAATGTAAATGATAGCTTTGAAAACTTTGCTAAAAAGATTTCTAGTAGTTTAGGATTAGAGTATTTAAAATATGTAAAATGTAACGAAGAAGTAAAAAAAGTTGCATTAGTAACTGGTGCAGGTATGTCACTAATAAATGAAGTTCAAGCTGACTGTTTTTTAACAGGAGATATAAAATATCATGATGCAATGGAAGCCAAAGCAAGAGGTATTTCCTTAATTGATATAAGACACTATGAAAGTGAAAAGTATTTCAGCACTCTATTAGAGGGACTTATCAGTGAATATTTGAAAAAAAATCAATTAAAAGCTATAATAACAGCTTCAAAAAACCCATTTAAGTTTTGTACACAAGGAGACACGGTTGAATAA
- a CDS encoding zinc ribbon domain-containing protein yields MNKYLQDLVKLSKYDGSISMFEPKIENEKAKLSTFIEVAESIKTSINDAYAQIDDVKSKRTKNNIHLAELKTKLEEISKKHNEVTNEKEVKALQLEEEIAKEQITFANEEIERLDEIAAAKEEELKELQAKLAEEEDSIKEIQVAVDNAIDEINQERNAVYQERSELLEKFDNKILTFYEKIRRWAKDSAVVPVVDQACYGCFMKINDKTYSEVIKSEEIINCPHCGRILYKENETEEA; encoded by the coding sequence TTGAATAAGTATTTACAGGATTTAGTAAAACTATCTAAGTATGATGGTTCTATCAGTATGTTTGAACCAAAAATTGAAAATGAAAAAGCAAAGTTATCTACATTTATTGAAGTAGCAGAATCGATTAAAACTTCAATTAACGATGCTTATGCACAAATTGATGATGTAAAATCAAAAAGAACAAAAAACAATATTCATTTAGCAGAATTAAAAACTAAATTAGAAGAGATTTCTAAAAAGCATAACGAAGTTACAAATGAAAAAGAAGTAAAAGCTTTACAATTAGAAGAAGAAATTGCTAAAGAGCAAATTACTTTTGCTAATGAAGAGATTGAAAGATTAGATGAAATTGCAGCAGCTAAAGAAGAAGAATTAAAAGAATTACAAGCAAAATTAGCTGAAGAAGAAGATTCAATTAAAGAGATTCAAGTTGCAGTTGATAATGCAATTGATGAAATCAACCAAGAAAGAAATGCAGTTTACCAAGAAAGAAGTGAATTATTAGAGAAATTTGATAATAAAATTTTAACTTTCTATGAAAAAATTAGAAGATGGGCAAAAGATTCAGCTGTAGTTCCTGTAGTAGACCAAGCGTGTTATGGGTGCTTCATGAAAATCAATGACAAAACTTATTCAGAAGTTATTAAATCAGAAGAGATCATTAACTGTCCACACTGTGGAAGAATTCTTTACAAAGAAAATGAGACTGAAGAGGCTTAA
- a CDS encoding RNA pseudouridine synthase has protein sequence MAYDKAYKVLAKQEGISNSKAKELIDKGLVKAGGKKVMIARGEIDTDTRFTVKEIGVVKVIFQDDDILAVDKPAFLTSDEIARKFPKAIMLNRLDKETSGVMLFAKNEEFQKKAIKEFRANNVYKEYVAIVDGKVIDEIEIDKPILTTKDRGQAKSKVDKKGKPAKTTVYPMFVEGNKSKVKVVIDTGRTHQIRVHLNNIGLPIIGDTIYGKPVANINRVLLHSKRTKIFDYDFEAREPREFKVYEFN, from the coding sequence ATGGCATATGATAAAGCATATAAAGTTCTTGCAAAACAAGAAGGAATCTCAAACTCTAAAGCAAAAGAGCTTATTGATAAAGGCTTAGTAAAAGCTGGTGGAAAAAAAGTAATGATTGCCAGAGGTGAGATAGATACTGATACAAGGTTTACTGTAAAAGAGATTGGAGTAGTTAAAGTAATTTTCCAAGATGATGATATTTTAGCAGTTGACAAACCAGCATTTTTGACTTCAGATGAAATAGCAAGAAAGTTTCCAAAGGCAATTATGCTAAATAGACTTGATAAAGAGACAAGTGGTGTTATGCTATTTGCAAAAAATGAAGAGTTTCAGAAAAAAGCTATTAAAGAGTTTAGAGCAAACAATGTATACAAAGAGTATGTTGCAATTGTAGATGGAAAAGTAATTGATGAAATCGAAATTGATAAACCAATTTTAACTACTAAAGATAGAGGTCAAGCAAAATCTAAAGTAGATAAAAAAGGGAAACCAGCTAAAACAACTGTATACCCAATGTTCGTTGAGGGAAATAAATCAAAAGTAAAAGTTGTAATTGATACAGGGAGAACACATCAAATCCGTGTACACCTAAATAATATAGGACTTCCAATAATTGGAGATACTATTTATGGAAAACCTGTTGCTAATATAAATAGAGTTTTACTTCATTCAAAAAGAACAAAAATATTTGATTATGACTTTGAAGCAAGGGAACCAAGAGAGTTTAAAGTGTATGAGTTTAATTAG
- the rpsP gene encoding 30S ribosomal protein S16: protein MTVIRLTRMGRNKKPFYRIVVTDSRKRRDSGWIESIGYYNPVVEPKVLKLDEERYNYWLSVGAKPSERVKKLAEKK from the coding sequence ATGACAGTAATTAGATTAACAAGAATGGGTAGAAACAAGAAACCATTTTACAGAATCGTTGTAACAGACTCAAGAAAAAGAAGAGATTCAGGTTGGATTGAATCAATTGGTTACTACAACCCAGTAGTTGAGCCAAAAGTATTAAAATTAGACGAAGAAAGATATAACTATTGGCTAAGTGTTGGTGCAAAACCATCTGAGAGAGTTAAGAAATTAGCTGAAAAAAAGTAA
- the glyQ gene encoding glycine--tRNA ligase subunit alpha yields MVTFSEILLKLQEFWAKQGCNIVQPYDIPAGAGTFHPATLLRSLDSTPWSTAYVAPSRRPTDGRYGENPNRLGAYYQFQTLIKPSPDNIQDLYLQSLEYLGLDLSKHDIRFVEDNWESPTLGAWGLGWEVWLDGMEVTQFTYFQQVGGLPCDPVAVEITYGTERLAMYLQGVDSVFDIVWNKNEHGTTTYADVHKEDEYEFSKYNFEIANTEMLFRHFDDAFNECKACLDAGLPLPAYDQCMIASHAFNTLDARKAISVTERQNYILKVRELAQGCAVLYKKQEVQRLKKVGSESAKKALANLKETNPELFN; encoded by the coding sequence ATGGTAACATTTTCAGAAATTCTATTAAAGTTACAAGAGTTCTGGGCAAAGCAAGGATGTAATATTGTACAACCGTATGATATCCCTGCGGGAGCTGGAACTTTTCACCCAGCTACACTTCTAAGAAGTTTAGATTCTACACCTTGGAGTACAGCATATGTTGCACCAAGTAGAAGACCAACAGATGGAAGATATGGAGAAAACCCAAATAGATTAGGGGCTTACTATCAGTTCCAAACTTTAATTAAACCTAGTCCAGACAATATTCAAGATCTGTATTTACAGTCTTTAGAGTATTTAGGATTAGACCTTTCTAAACATGATATTAGATTCGTTGAAGATAACTGGGAATCTCCAACTCTTGGAGCATGGGGACTTGGTTGGGAAGTTTGGCTTGATGGAATGGAAGTAACACAGTTTACTTATTTCCAACAAGTAGGAGGACTTCCTTGTGACCCTGTTGCAGTTGAGATTACTTATGGTACTGAAAGACTTGCAATGTATCTTCAAGGTGTTGATTCTGTATTTGATATTGTTTGGAACAAAAATGAACATGGGACAACTACTTATGCAGATGTTCACAAAGAAGATGAGTATGAGTTTTCTAAATATAACTTTGAGATAGCTAACACAGAGATGTTATTTAGACACTTTGATGATGCTTTTAATGAATGCAAGGCTTGTTTAGATGCAGGGCTTCCATTACCAGCATATGATCAGTGTATGATTGCTTCACATGCATTTAATACTCTTGATGCAAGAAAAGCTATTTCTGTTACTGAAAGACAAAATTATATTCTTAAAGTTAGAGAGTTAGCACAAGGTTGTGCTGTGCTTTACAAGAAACAAGAAGTTCAAAGATTAAAAAAAGTAGGAAGTGAGTCTGCTAAAAAAGCATTAGCAAACTTAAAAGAAACAAACCCAGAATTATTTAACTAG
- a CDS encoding KH domain-containing protein, giving the protein MITNFIENYAKLIVSYPEDVSISTNVVDETFTEITINANSADIGKLIGKNGNMINALKTMANGCKAKDGVSYKIQVLSN; this is encoded by the coding sequence ATGATTACTAATTTTATAGAAAACTATGCAAAACTTATAGTAAGTTACCCTGAAGATGTTAGCATCTCAACGAATGTAGTAGATGAAACTTTTACAGAGATAACTATCAATGCTAATAGTGCAGATATCGGTAAACTTATCGGTAAAAATGGAAACATGATAAATGCATTAAAAACTATGGCAAACGGTTGTAAAGCCAAAGATGGTGTATCTTACAAAATACAAGTGTTGTCAAACTAG
- the flgG gene encoding flagellar basal-body rod protein FlgG produces the protein MIRGLYTAATGMNSMQHQIDVTSNNISNVNTSGFKKDRAEFQDLMYESLNYTAGRTSQNTMNPTGMDVGLGVRISGIQKDFLQGDLKNTSNPLDVAIEGKGFFQITQPNGEIAYSRNGQFKLDNEGNIVNGNGYLLEPQITVPDNLVDISIGTDGIVTGKDPQTEEEVEIGQITIADFINPAGLTPAGESLYKASEASGDPIVGNPTEDQLGGLRQGMIELSNVKLVNEMVDLITAQRAYEANSKAITTTDSMLDTVNRLKR, from the coding sequence ATGATAAGAGGTTTATATACTGCAGCAACAGGAATGAATTCTATGCAACATCAAATTGATGTTACATCTAATAATATCTCAAATGTGAATACTTCTGGGTTTAAGAAAGATAGAGCAGAGTTTCAAGACTTAATGTATGAAAGTTTAAACTACACAGCAGGTAGAACTTCTCAAAACACAATGAATCCAACAGGTATGGATGTAGGTCTAGGTGTTAGAATCTCTGGTATTCAAAAAGACTTTCTACAAGGTGACTTAAAAAACACTTCAAATCCCCTTGATGTAGCAATAGAAGGAAAAGGTTTCTTTCAAATCACTCAACCAAATGGTGAAATAGCTTATTCAAGAAATGGTCAATTTAAACTTGACAATGAAGGAAATATAGTAAATGGAAATGGTTACCTTTTAGAACCGCAAATTACTGTTCCAGATAATTTAGTTGATATTTCAATTGGTACAGATGGTATTGTAACAGGTAAAGACCCACAAACTGAAGAAGAAGTAGAGATTGGGCAAATTACAATAGCTGATTTTATTAACCCTGCTGGTTTAACACCTGCTGGAGAGTCGCTTTACAAAGCTAGTGAAGCATCAGGTGATCCAATTGTTGGAAATCCTACAGAAGATCAATTAGGTGGATTAAGACAAGGTATGATTGAATTATCAAATGTAAAGCTTGTTAATGAGATGGTTGACTTAATTACAGCTCAAAGAGCTTATGAAGCAAACTCTAAAGCAATTACTACGACAGATAGTATGCTTGATACAGTTAATAGATTAAAAAGATAA
- the rimM gene encoding ribosome maturation factor RimM (Essential for efficient processing of 16S rRNA) produces the protein MVYLTKYKCCQTRMNDKIYVAKLGKAVGLKGHLRLFIDSDFPEQFKKGASFTTDKKLTLILEEYNSNRDLVKFENYDDVDTAKKLTNQLLYVTMEQTKNDCKLEENEHFWFDIVSCHVFENDLDLGEIVEIHRYPIEDYLEIKTSTELVDKGLPKTFLIPYNVENYIVSVDTDKKKIEVKDSLVILENS, from the coding sequence ATGGTGTATCTTACAAAATACAAGTGTTGTCAAACTAGAATGAATGATAAAATCTATGTTGCTAAATTAGGTAAGGCAGTAGGCTTAAAAGGTCACTTAAGACTTTTTATTGACTCTGACTTCCCTGAGCAATTCAAAAAAGGCGCAAGCTTTACTACAGACAAAAAACTTACATTAATTCTTGAAGAATACAATTCAAATAGAGACTTAGTTAAGTTTGAGAATTACGATGATGTAGATACTGCAAAAAAACTAACAAATCAACTTTTATATGTAACAATGGAACAAACAAAAAATGACTGTAAATTAGAAGAGAATGAACACTTCTGGTTTGATATTGTTTCATGCCATGTATTTGAAAATGATTTAGATTTAGGTGAGATTGTAGAAATACATCGATATCCAATTGAAGATTACTTAGAAATTAAAACATCTACTGAGTTAGTAGATAAAGGTCTTCCAAAGACTTTTTTAATCCCTTATAATGTTGAAAACTATATTGTAAGTGTAGATACTGATAAGAAGAAAATAGAAGTTAAAGATTCATTAGTAATACTAGAAAACTCTTAA